The Maridesulfovibrio hydrothermalis AM13 = DSM 14728 DNA window TCTGTGATCAAATCCTCCGGAGCGGTCTTTTCGGGGGTATTGACATACTTTTCAAAAGAAACAAGATTGTTTTTTAATTGATAGCCGCTTGCGGGCAGCCATTTCCCATACAGTTCTTGATATGCAGCCATCAGCCCGTCGTATGGCCCATAATGGGTGGCGACTGCATATTTACCGCAAGGAATAATCTGTGTTCCAATTTCAGGGTGCGGTTCAATTTCGTCGCCAAAACTAATGCAGGCATCGTAGCGGATTTTACCTTGCGGCGTAACGTAAGGATCATCGTAACAAAGTCCGAGGTACTCGGTTTCAGAATTAAGTATGTCTCGCTTAAAAGCCCATGAACAGAGTTTGTTCCAAGCCTTTGTCACATCAAAATACGATCCAACGTGGCGTATGAATGCCACTTGTGTTTCATCACGTTTGCGTACTTCAACTTCATAAGTAAGCGGGCTTCCGACCAGTTTAAACTCATTGCTGTCCGGGGCGGGCTGATATCTGATTTTCCCGTTTCCATCAGGGGTTGCCAGTTTCCGAAATTGAATTCTGTATTCGCTGGGCGGGATCTTAAACATTTTTTTGAATGCCCGGCTGAAAGTTTCAGATGATTCAAACCGGGCATCAAGGGCAATATCCATTACCGATTTGTCAGAGTAGGAAAGTTTGTATGCAGCCCTTTCAAGTCGCAGACGGCGAACGTGTTCTTTTAGACTTTCACCAACCATACCTTTAAATATGCGATGGAAGTGGGCTACGGAAAAGCAGGCCACCTCAGCGAGTGTTTCGGGCGACAAGTCCTCATCAAGATTTTCTTGGATGTAAAGCAGGACTTCCATCATCCGTTCATTATATGGTCGTAGCAGATTCGACATTGAAGATTCCTTTAAGCTTTGGTCTGTTGAAGCATAATAAACACCTTCGCTCATTTGGTTTCATGACATTTTTTATCATTCGAAAATCAGTTTGAAAAGAAGCTCCGGTGAATTAATAATAATTAATTATTTCAAGCAGCCTTTGGCGCAGCAGGGCGGGGTGTCAGAAGGGGATAGTCGTCTTCATGTTAATGCCGGTCTATATTCATGTTGATGATTTTCAAATTATGAGGTTAAAATCAAGGCATGAACAAGTTCAAATTAATCATAATTATAAGTGTATCTTTTTTAACACTTATGTCGTGCAATTCCATAAAAAAGGTCACCTTGAGTCCCTGTGTCAGTAATTCCACGACGACTATGCAGCGAACCGTTGACTCAGCAGCCTGCGCCTTGAATCAGATCCGGTCGGAAATGGATGATCCGATTGTGGACTATCTGCTTGAAGGTGCAAAAGCTGTTTTCATTTTTCCTGATATTTATAAGGCCGCATTTATGATCGGTGCAGAAGCAGGTCCGGGAGTGCTTTGCGCCAAGGATGATACCGGATTTTGGAATGGGCCTGCATTTTTCAATATGGTTGGGGTCGATATAGGTCTTCAAGCAGGAGTAATGGGGAGGACATTCGTTGTCTTTCTAATGGATAATGAGGCTCTTGAAGCTGCTCTGGCCGGAAAAATTGATCTGTCGATGGGGGCTGACCTTGCCATCGGCCGTGTGAGTGGAAACAGTCACAGAGGGGTTTTTGATGTAGAGGGAAATGTAATTCCTCTAATCTATCAGGCCGGGATGTTTGGTGGAATGACTTATCGTTCCGGCGCATTTATGGTCAGCTCTGATTACAATAAGAAGTATTACGGCGAAGACGTAAGCGTTAAAGAGCTGCTTATGACTCACAAGTTTGATAAACCCGAAGCTGATGTATTACTTCATAGTCTTGCCGGGTTGTAGATGTCTTTTATCTTCCTGATTTTCTTGTCTATTTGCCTATTTACCTTTCAGCTTTTTCCTTTCGCGTGTATAACGCAGAAGGTCTTTACATATGAACTGTGCGCTATGGTAAAAGGCAAAGAACTGGACCATTTTCTGTAGGTAAAAACGTCTGGTTTTACCTTCATTCCGTAAGTCTTCCAACTTATTCTGGGCTGAATCAAGAGCTTCCTGCAGAGCGTTCTCGTCAGGTATCTTCATAGAACCAATGTCACGCATAGCCTGTACTGTTACTTTTGAAAGGGTACGCAATTCATTTTTCATGAGGATATCATAACCTTCGCCATCAACATTATTTAAAGTCTGGAGCATCGCACGCAGGTGTGATGCGGTCTTTTCAAGAATATGAACCTTCATGCCCAGCAGGTGTGTATCTTCTATATATATAAGACTCTCCAGTTTGGTTACTTTTTGATATATATCGTGGTTCTTGGCCATGCGTGTGTTAAATGAGTCAAGCATGCTTGGAGCAAGTCCTGTCTGGTTGTTGAGGAAACTCTCCATCAGTATCTCGTAGTTTTCCGCGCATTCCTCGAACTGAGTGGAAAGCTGATCTTTAAGAGTATCAGCCGCTTTCATTGGCCAGATCAGAATATTGATCAGAAAGGCACTTCCTACACCAAGGCTGATTTCAAGTACCCTGAACAGACTGAATTCAATGCGGCTAGGTTCGCCGAGTGAAGCAAGAGTTACTATGGTGGTCGTGATAGCCGCCATTTTGTAACGCTCATTATATTTGGTCATGTATGCGCAGAAGCCTACAGAAATAAACAGCGCGGAGATGGTCATCCCCGGTGTTTGCGGAAATGTGAAAATGCACAGGATACCTATAAACGCACCGATGGCAGTGCCGGAAAAGCGATACCAGCACATCCTTATTGAGTCTGCAACATTGATTTGCATGACGATAACCGCTGAAAGAGCAGCCCAATATCCATACTTAAGTGTAAACATATTGGCAGCGTAGTAAGCAAGAACAGCCGCGGCTCCGGTTTTCAGCCCGTGTTTGATATGGGCTGACTGAGATTGAGAGAGAGAAAATCGCATAAGAGAGGGTGATCCGTATTTATTTATGTTTTGTTTGTGCAGCAAAAAGCTGCCGCCTAAGTTGGTAGGGTGTATCCTAACTGATCAAAGGTAAGGGTGGGAAGTGTTAATAAGGTGTATATCTACATATATTAAGACTAAATCCCTTCGTTTAAGCCATTCTCATAACAAATTGGCAGGATATATCACAAATAATCAAAAAACATATTGACGTACCTGCTCGTTTTACCTAGAACGTCTTTCTCGACAGCGCAAACGGCTGAGAGCCAAAAGCGAGTCGAGTTTTTTTTGGACTGACCGGTCATAAAACGGTTGACTTCCGGATCGGGTTCATTTAGTTTTCCAGTCCGCACTGAGTGAAAGTAAGGTGCTGTGATCATTGAATAAAGTTTGAGACGCTTGGCGTTTTGAAAGACGATTTCGCCTCCGGCGGGCAGAAGGGTTAACCTTCTCTGCACTCCTTAATAGGTTGAGTCTTGAAGTCAGGTAGGCTTGCTCTTGAAGGAGTGAAGCTTGCTGAAAAAGTTCGGGGTTCTTAAACCCCTTTTTAAAGAGTTAATCTTTCGGGGAGTCCTTCTTTTAAGAGGGGTGTGAAATGAGTCTTGAAAAACTTTAAGAAAGTGGTTGACAGTCGGAGCGAGTTTCTTTAGATTCCGTCTCCGCGCTGAGGGAAAACAAGTCCTCGGGATCATTGAAAAATAAATTTCTGAAAGTTGTTGACAGCGGGTTGATGATCATCTAGATTGCCACACCGCGCCGCTTGAAAGCGGGGCAGCGAGTTTCAAATAAAGATCACGAAAGTGGTTGACACGGGGCTTTCGTTTCGATAGAAACTGTCCCTCTGCTCCGGGCTTAAGTCCGGGCGGAAAAAGATCTCTGAAAAGATACAGACGCAAGGTTGACATGAACTACTTAATGTAACATATTAGTGGTTCGCAGTAGCGACCAAGGTCTTTGACAATTAAATAGCGAGTTAGGCAAAATTAAGACGACACATACATAATTGTAATGTGCGATCAAATTCAGAAAGTTTTTAACTGGAGAGTTTGATCCTGGCTCAGATTGAACGCTGGTGGCGTGCTTAACACACGCAAGTCGTGCGAGAACGTCTTCTTCGGAAGATTAGTAGAGCGGCGCACGGGTGAGTAACGCGTGGATAATCTGCCTTTGAGATTGGGATAACAGTTGGAAACGACTGCTAATACCGAATACGTTTCATATTTAACTTTATGAGAGAAAGATGGCCTCTGCTTGCAAGCTATCGCTCAGAGATGAGTCCGCGTTTCATTAGGTAGTTGGTGAGGTAACGGCTCACCAAGCCGACGATGAATAGCTGGTCTGAGAGGATGACCAGCCACACTGGGACTGAAACACGGCCCAGACTCCTACGGGAGGCAGCAGTGGGGAATATTGCGCAATGGGGGCAACCCTGACGCAGCGACGCCATGTGAGGGATGAAGGCTTTCGGGTCGTAAACCTCTGTCAGGAGGGAAGAAACTGTTAGGGATTAATACTCTCTTTCACTGACGGTACCTCCAGAGGAAGCACCGGCTAACTCCGTGCCAGCAGCCGCGGTAATACGGAGGGTGCGAGCGTTAATCGGAATTACTGGGCGTAAAGCGCGCGTAGGCGGCCTTATAAGTCAGGTGTGAAAGCCCTCGGCTCAACCGGGGAATTGCACTTGATACTGTAAAGCTTGAGTATCGGAGAGGATGGCGGAATTCCAGGTGTAGGAGTGAAATCCGTAGATATCTGGAGGAACACCAGTGGCGAAGGCGGCCATCTGGACGATAACTGACGCTGAGGTGCGAAAGCGTGGGGAGCAAACAGGATTAGATACCCTGGTAGTCCACGCCGTAAACGATGGATGCTAGATGTCGGGGGTTAACCCCTTCGGTGTCGAAGTTAACGCGATAAGCATCCCGCCTGGGGAGTACGGTCGCAAGGCTGAAACTCAAAGGAATTGACGGGGGCCCGCACAAGCGGTGGAGTATGTGGTTTAATTCGATGCAACGCGAAGAACCTTACCTGGACTTGACATCCTGCGAATCCTTTAGAAATAGAGGAGTGCCCTTCGGGGAATGCAGTGACAGGTGCTGCATGGCTGTCGTCAGCTCGTGCCGTGAGGTGTTGGGTTAAGTCCCGCAACGAGCGCAACCCCTATCACTAGTTGCCATCACATAATGGTGGGCACTCTAGTGAGACTGCCCGGGTTAACCGGGAGGAAGGTGGGGACGACGTCAAGTCATCATGGCCCTTACGTCCAGGGCTACACACGTACTACAATGGTGGATACAAAGGGTCGCGAAGCCGCGAGGTGAAGCCAATCCCAGAAAGTCCATCCCAGTCCGGATCGCAGTCTGCAACTCGACTGTGTGAAGTTGGAATCGCTAGTAATCCCGGATCAGCATGCCGGGGTGAATACGTTCCCGGGCCTTGTACACACCGCCCGTCACACCACGAAAGCTGGTTCTACCCGAAATCGACAGACTAACCTTCGGGAGGTAGTCGCCTACGGTAGGGCTGGTGATTGGGGTGAAGTCGTAACAAGGTAGCCGTAGGGGAACCTGCGGCTGGATCACCTCCTTTATAGAGAAAAATTGCCTAACTCGCTATTTAATTGCAAGGATCTTGCATTTTTAGGTAGATCACCTTGCGCTCAAATGGGCCTATAGCTCAGTTGGTTAGAGCGCACGCCTGATAAGCGTGAGGTCGATAGTTCAAATCTATCTAGGCCCACCACGTTTCCGTTTAGGATGGGGGTGTAGCTCAGCTGGGAGAGCACCTGCTTTGCACGCAGGGGGTCATGGGTTCGATTCCCTTCACCTCCACCAAAATGGAGAAAGGGTAAGCAAGATCTTTAAAATTTCAGGAGATGTTGTCCGCATTTGCGTGACTCCTCCATGAATCTACAGATTCTCCATTG harbors:
- a CDS encoding AraC family transcriptional regulator, translated to MSNLLRPYNERMMEVLLYIQENLDEDLSPETLAEVACFSVAHFHRIFKGMVGESLKEHVRRLRLERAAYKLSYSDKSVMDIALDARFESSETFSRAFKKMFKIPPSEYRIQFRKLATPDGNGKIRYQPAPDSNEFKLVGSPLTYEVEVRKRDETQVAFIRHVGSYFDVTKAWNKLCSWAFKRDILNSETEYLGLCYDDPYVTPQGKIRYDACISFGDEIEPHPEIGTQIIPCGKYAVATHYGPYDGLMAAYQELYGKWLPASGYQLKNNLVSFEKYVNTPEKTAPEDLITEIWLGIY
- a CDS encoding lipid-binding SYLF domain-containing protein, encoding MNQIRSEMDDPIVDYLLEGAKAVFIFPDIYKAAFMIGAEAGPGVLCAKDDTGFWNGPAFFNMVGVDIGLQAGVMGRTFVVFLMDNEALEAALAGKIDLSMGADLAIGRVSGNSHRGVFDVEGNVIPLIYQAGMFGGMTYRSGAFMVSSDYNKKYYGEDVSVKELLMTHKFDKPEADVLLHSLAGL
- a CDS encoding FUSC family protein, translated to MRFSLSQSQSAHIKHGLKTGAAAVLAYYAANMFTLKYGYWAALSAVIVMQINVADSIRMCWYRFSGTAIGAFIGILCIFTFPQTPGMTISALFISVGFCAYMTKYNERYKMAAITTTIVTLASLGEPSRIEFSLFRVLEISLGVGSAFLINILIWPMKAADTLKDQLSTQFEECAENYEILMESFLNNQTGLAPSMLDSFNTRMAKNHDIYQKVTKLESLIYIEDTHLLGMKVHILEKTASHLRAMLQTLNNVDGEGYDILMKNELRTLSKVTVQAMRDIGSMKIPDENALQEALDSAQNKLEDLRNEGKTRRFYLQKMVQFFAFYHSAQFICKDLLRYTRERKKLKGK